A portion of the Pseudomonas koreensis genome contains these proteins:
- a CDS encoding sulfite exporter TauE/SafE family protein has protein sequence MFYLLLTLFGCLTGISAVLFGFGGGFVIVPLLYRMFTATHAAADPIAQSAMHIAVATSTCVMIVNALIATRKHQRAGNLLRDYLWPLGGFIGLGAVVGAIAAMWVSGEVIRYAFIAYLGVTIVDCLLRRGFLTQSHATIPRRLTSTETSAGGVGIGAIATFLGVGGSVMTVPLLRRCGLSMSQATSMANPLSVPVALAGTLTYMALAGFTGADLGVWYIGYVDVLAFALLTVGSLLGIRLAAPLIGRIPDRVHAWVYIALLTIVMLGMLL, from the coding sequence ATGTTCTATCTCCTGCTGACACTGTTCGGCTGCCTTACCGGTATCAGCGCCGTGCTCTTCGGTTTCGGCGGTGGCTTCGTCATCGTGCCGCTGCTCTACCGCATGTTCACCGCCACACACGCAGCCGCCGACCCTATCGCGCAATCGGCCATGCACATCGCCGTGGCCACCTCGACCTGCGTGATGATCGTCAACGCCTTGATCGCCACACGCAAACACCAACGCGCGGGCAATCTGCTCCGGGACTACCTTTGGCCATTGGGCGGGTTTATCGGCCTGGGCGCGGTCGTCGGCGCCATCGCTGCGATGTGGGTCAGCGGCGAAGTGATCCGCTACGCCTTCATCGCCTATCTCGGCGTGACCATCGTCGATTGCCTGCTGCGCCGCGGATTTCTCACACAGTCCCACGCCACGATCCCACGGCGACTGACCTCGACGGAAACATCCGCCGGCGGTGTAGGCATCGGCGCCATCGCGACCTTCCTCGGCGTAGGAGGAAGCGTCATGACCGTGCCGCTGCTGCGCCGTTGCGGGCTGAGCATGTCGCAAGCCACATCCATGGCCAATCCGCTCAGCGTGCCGGTGGCATTGGCCGGGACGCTGACGTACATGGCGCTGGCCGGGTTCACCGGGGCTGATTTGGGCGTTTGGTATATCGGGTATGTCGATGTGCTGGCGTTTGCGCTGCTGACGGTTGGCTCGTTGCTTGGGATCAGATTGGCTGCGCCGTTGATAGGGCGGATACCGGATCGGGTGCATGCGTGGGTGTACATCGCGCTGCTGACTATCGTGATGCTGGGCATGCTGCTCTAG